A single window of Archangium gephyra DNA harbors:
- the argC gene encoding N-acetyl-gamma-glutamyl-phosphate reductase, which produces MHKTAIGIIGASGYSGVEATHILAAHEKVELRLVTSDRWQGEAVSRRLGTMGAVGQLKYAPLDKSAELARECEVVLLATPAESSLQLVPGLLAAGVRVIDLSGSFRLRNLASYPAFYNFTHSAPELLEQAAYGLPELFRERIPGAKLVANPGCYATACALSVAPLLRAGLLDEGSLIFDAASGTTGAGRKGSEDLSFSEVDEDFRAYRVLRHQHTPEIAQTLAGVAGRTVPLTFTAHLLPLKRGILVTAYGRLRPGATAAEARAALEQAYASCPFLTVEASPDAVNLKGVVGTNRCTVAVAADTTGYDPGRVVVTAAIDNLVKGAAGQAVQNLNLMMGWEETLGLSTLRGFNP; this is translated from the coding sequence ATGCATAAGACGGCGATCGGCATCATTGGCGCGTCCGGCTACTCCGGCGTCGAGGCGACCCACATCCTGGCGGCCCACGAAAAGGTGGAGCTGCGCCTGGTGACGAGCGACAGGTGGCAGGGCGAGGCCGTGAGCCGCCGTCTGGGCACCATGGGAGCGGTGGGGCAGCTGAAGTACGCGCCATTGGACAAGAGTGCCGAGCTGGCCCGGGAATGCGAGGTGGTGCTGCTCGCCACGCCGGCCGAGTCCTCCCTGCAGCTGGTGCCGGGGCTGCTCGCCGCGGGCGTGCGGGTGATCGATCTGTCGGGCTCCTTCCGGCTGAGGAACCTCGCCAGCTATCCGGCCTTCTACAACTTCACGCACTCGGCGCCCGAGCTGCTGGAGCAGGCCGCCTATGGCCTGCCGGAGCTGTTCCGCGAGCGCATTCCCGGCGCGAAGCTCGTGGCCAACCCGGGCTGCTACGCCACCGCGTGCGCGCTGTCCGTGGCGCCGCTGTTGCGGGCGGGGCTGCTCGACGAGGGCTCCCTCATCTTCGATGCCGCCTCGGGCACCACGGGGGCGGGCCGCAAGGGCTCGGAGGACCTGAGCTTCAGCGAGGTGGACGAGGACTTCCGCGCCTACCGCGTGCTGCGCCACCAGCACACGCCGGAGATCGCCCAGACGCTCGCGGGCGTGGCGGGCCGCACCGTGCCCCTCACCTTCACCGCGCACCTGCTGCCGCTCAAGCGGGGCATCCTCGTCACCGCCTATGGGCGCCTGCGCCCGGGCGCCACCGCCGCCGAGGCCCGCGCCGCCCTGGAGCAGGCCTATGCCTCCTGCCCCTTCCTGACGGTGGAGGCCTCGCCGGACGCGGTGAACCTCAAGGGCGTGGTGGGCACCAACCGCTGCACGGTGGCCGTGGCCGCCGACACCACCGGCTACGATCCGGGCCGCGTGGTGGTGACGGCCGCGATCGACAACCTGGTGAAGGGGGCGGCCGGCCAGGCCGTCCAGAACCTCAACCTCATGATGGGGTGGGAGGAGACGCTCGGCCTCTCCACGCTGCGGGGTTTCAATCCGTGA
- the argJ gene encoding bifunctional glutamate N-acetyltransferase/amino-acid acetyltransferase ArgJ — MKVPLGFTFSGAHAGLKPQRKDVALVYSDTPCSAAGCFTANKARAAPVQDAEPRLPASGIQAVLVNSGNANALTGPAGQQAVRTLRDELGRVLSVPASAVLTASTGVIGHPLPVNKVVTVLGPLKDALRAEPDTAAEAIMTTDTRAKQAWRTVSIGGRNVTVSSIFKGSGMMHPSLATVIAVITTDCAIQPGVLAASLREAVSTTFNSLTVDGDMSPNDTVYALANGRAGNPSISDPGPELTIFTATLSDLCLEMAREIASDGEGATKLLQVEVSGAPDTTIAQDLARAVAGSTLVKAAVFGADPNWGRVLATVGARAGTQGYAVDPYSAHVRIQGISVYQGEPKPYDPAHLKARMREPEVRIEVCLTGGEGSSVAWGCDLSYDYVKINADYTSLIVPRPDGGVGRDDRLANYSPAFKTTLLVEALSYISRFRGKRCVIRYGGAAMVKESLKQAFCRDIELLRSAGLQPIIVHGGGPELTRTLDKLGLRQEDGLITDASGLKVVEMVLSGSVNSELVTILNNMGDRAVGLSGKDGALLRARRIPVEDGRSKEHVGEVTRVNHEFLEMLLGQGYVPIISPVGLGEDGQTYDLGSDAVAAEVASALKAHKLVYLHDAPGILRGEELFNELTAAQLEAHLAAGAFAGSMQTRAKMTLKALSGGAVERVHVIDGRVPHSLIAELFTDKGVGTLVTR; from the coding sequence GTGAAGGTACCGCTCGGCTTCACCTTCTCCGGCGCCCACGCCGGCCTCAAGCCCCAGCGCAAGGACGTGGCGCTCGTCTACAGCGACACGCCCTGCTCCGCCGCGGGCTGCTTCACGGCCAACAAGGCCCGGGCCGCCCCGGTGCAGGATGCCGAGCCCCGCCTGCCCGCCTCGGGCATCCAGGCCGTGCTCGTCAACTCGGGCAACGCCAACGCCCTCACCGGCCCCGCCGGACAGCAGGCCGTGCGCACCCTGCGTGACGAGCTGGGCCGCGTCCTCTCCGTGCCGGCGTCCGCCGTGCTCACCGCCTCCACGGGCGTCATCGGCCATCCCCTGCCCGTGAACAAGGTGGTGACGGTGCTCGGCCCGCTCAAGGACGCCCTGCGCGCCGAGCCCGACACCGCCGCCGAGGCCATCATGACCACCGACACGCGCGCCAAGCAGGCGTGGCGCACGGTGAGCATTGGCGGCCGCAACGTGACGGTCTCCTCCATCTTCAAGGGCTCGGGGATGATGCACCCCTCGCTGGCCACGGTGATCGCCGTCATCACCACGGACTGCGCCATCCAGCCCGGCGTGCTGGCGGCCTCCCTGCGCGAGGCGGTGTCCACCACCTTCAACAGCCTGACGGTGGACGGGGACATGAGCCCCAACGACACCGTGTACGCGCTGGCCAACGGCCGGGCCGGCAACCCGTCCATCTCCGACCCCGGGCCGGAGCTGACGATCTTCACCGCCACGCTCTCGGACCTGTGCCTGGAGATGGCGCGGGAGATCGCCTCGGATGGCGAGGGCGCCACCAAGCTGCTGCAGGTGGAGGTGTCGGGCGCTCCGGACACCACCATCGCCCAGGACCTGGCGCGGGCCGTGGCCGGCTCCACGCTGGTGAAGGCCGCCGTCTTCGGGGCCGACCCCAACTGGGGCCGTGTGCTCGCCACGGTGGGCGCGCGCGCCGGCACCCAGGGCTACGCGGTGGACCCCTACTCGGCCCACGTCCGCATCCAGGGCATCTCCGTCTACCAGGGCGAGCCGAAGCCGTATGACCCGGCGCACCTCAAGGCGCGCATGCGCGAGCCCGAGGTCCGCATCGAGGTGTGCCTCACCGGCGGCGAGGGCTCCTCCGTGGCGTGGGGGTGCGATCTCTCGTACGACTACGTGAAGATCAACGCGGACTACACCTCGCTCATCGTCCCGAGGCCCGATGGCGGCGTGGGCCGGGATGATCGGCTGGCCAACTACAGCCCCGCGTTCAAGACGACGCTGCTCGTCGAGGCGCTCTCGTACATCTCCCGCTTCCGGGGCAAGCGCTGCGTCATCCGCTACGGCGGCGCGGCCATGGTGAAGGAGTCCCTCAAGCAGGCCTTCTGCCGGGACATCGAGCTGCTGCGCTCGGCGGGCCTGCAGCCCATCATCGTGCACGGTGGCGGGCCAGAGCTCACGCGCACGCTGGACAAGCTCGGCCTGCGCCAGGAGGACGGTCTCATCACCGACGCCTCGGGTCTCAAGGTGGTGGAGATGGTGCTGTCCGGCTCCGTCAACTCGGAGCTCGTCACCATCCTCAACAACATGGGGGACCGGGCGGTGGGCCTGTCCGGCAAGGACGGCGCGCTGCTGCGGGCCCGGCGGATTCCGGTGGAGGACGGCCGCTCCAAGGAGCACGTGGGCGAGGTGACGCGCGTCAACCACGAGTTCCTGGAGATGCTGCTGGGCCAGGGCTACGTGCCCATCATCTCCCCGGTGGGGCTGGGCGAGGACGGACAGACGTATGACCTGGGCTCGGACGCGGTGGCGGCCGAGGTGGCCAGCGCCCTCAAGGCCCACAAGCTCGTCTACCTGCACGACGCGCCGGGCATCCTCCGAGGCGAGGAGCTCTTCAACGAGCTGACGGCCGCGCAACTGGAGGCGCACCTCGCGGCGGGCGCGTTCGCCGGCAGCATGCAGACGCGGGCGAAGATGACCCTGAAGGCCCTGAGCGGCGGCGCCGTGGAGCGCGTGCACGTCATCGACGGGCGCGTCCCGCACAGCCTCATCGCCGAGCTCTTCACCGACAAGGGCGTCGGGACGCTCGTCACCCGTTGA
- the argR gene encoding arginine repressor, with the protein MRTSNVSPLRSNGDKAARQEAIRRIIRTHAVSTQDELGQLLTREGFDVTQATLSRDLAQLGAMRVSLPQGGTVYGLEEAPPPSGEDRLRELAEMVLSVEDNEMLVVVRTRPGSAPLVASAIDQARLPENLGTIAGDDTIFVAPARGKSTRTLNRKLKSLFGKEDTP; encoded by the coding sequence ATGAGGACCTCGAACGTGAGTCCCCTTCGGAGCAACGGAGACAAGGCGGCGCGGCAGGAGGCCATCCGCCGCATCATCCGCACCCACGCCGTGTCCACCCAGGACGAGCTGGGGCAACTGCTGACCCGCGAGGGCTTCGACGTCACCCAGGCCACGCTGTCGAGGGACCTGGCCCAGCTCGGTGCCATGCGCGTGTCGCTGCCCCAGGGCGGCACGGTGTACGGGCTGGAGGAGGCCCCACCGCCCTCGGGCGAGGACCGGCTGCGGGAGCTGGCGGAGATGGTCCTCTCGGTGGAGGACAACGAGATGTTGGTGGTGGTCCGCACCCGCCCGGGCTCCGCGCCCCTGGTGGCGTCGGCCATCGATCAGGCCCGGCTGCCCGAGAACCTGGGAACCATCGCCGGAGATGACACCATCTTCGTCGCCCCGGCCCGCGGCAAGTCCACCCGCACACTGAACCGGAAGTTGAAGTCCCTCTTTGGAAAGGAAGACACCCCGTGA
- the argH gene encoding argininosuccinate lyase, with the protein MTIAKTAASGGPGLHPEVLAFTSSLALDKALLTEDLVGSIAHLTMLSRTRLIPSEDARAIREQLVAIWKAARAGTLVLADEEDVHMAVEAELTRVLGERAGLLHTARSRNDQVALDLRLHVREKVAEALGVLAKLLDALAARAEAERDTLLPSYTHRQRAQPISLAYQLCGYGAMFTRDVDALGFVLEQVASLPLGVGAIGGTSLPIDREVTRELLRFPRLTMNGLDTVGDRDFAMDFAYAAMRSLLHASRVATDFYDFASPEFGFVKLDGEIACGSSMMPQKRNPDVFELIRGKSGRAVGNLNTLAVLVKGLPGGYSRDLQEDRQVLLETGPLLTSVLSMLNLALGKVHFDKERCFAAVESDYMQATDVAEALAMKGIPFRTAYKATGALVRACQERGLPLAKVTLELAQSVDPRFDAEVLKSADPRRAVERKANAGGTGPASVEKQIAGLKSHAARAREMADAIPRLAAIFDSLQEAAL; encoded by the coding sequence GTGACGATTGCCAAGACGGCCGCCTCCGGCGGGCCCGGCCTCCACCCGGAGGTGCTGGCATTCACCAGCTCGCTGGCGCTCGACAAGGCGCTGCTCACCGAGGATCTGGTGGGAAGCATCGCCCACCTCACCATGCTGTCGCGCACCCGGCTCATCCCCTCGGAGGACGCGCGCGCCATCCGGGAGCAGCTCGTGGCCATCTGGAAGGCCGCGCGGGCCGGCACGCTCGTCCTGGCGGACGAGGAGGACGTGCACATGGCCGTGGAGGCGGAGCTCACCCGCGTCCTCGGGGAGCGCGCGGGCCTCTTGCACACGGCGCGCTCGCGCAATGATCAGGTGGCGTTGGACCTGCGCCTGCACGTGCGCGAGAAGGTGGCCGAGGCGCTCGGCGTGCTGGCGAAGCTGCTGGACGCACTGGCCGCCCGGGCCGAGGCGGAGCGCGACACGCTGCTCCCCTCGTACACGCACCGGCAGCGGGCACAGCCCATCTCGCTGGCGTACCAGCTGTGCGGGTACGGGGCCATGTTCACCCGGGACGTGGACGCGCTCGGCTTCGTGCTGGAGCAGGTGGCCTCGCTGCCGCTGGGCGTGGGCGCCATTGGCGGCACGTCGCTGCCCATCGACCGGGAGGTGACGCGCGAGCTGCTGCGCTTCCCCCGCCTGACGATGAACGGGCTGGACACGGTGGGAGACCGGGACTTCGCGATGGACTTCGCGTACGCGGCCATGCGCTCGCTGCTGCACGCGAGCCGGGTGGCCACGGACTTCTACGACTTCGCCTCGCCCGAGTTCGGCTTCGTGAAGCTGGACGGGGAGATCGCCTGCGGCTCGAGCATGATGCCGCAGAAGCGCAACCCGGACGTCTTCGAGCTGATCCGCGGCAAGTCCGGGCGGGCGGTGGGCAACCTGAACACGCTGGCGGTGCTGGTGAAGGGCTTGCCGGGCGGGTACAGCCGGGACCTGCAGGAGGACCGGCAGGTGCTGCTGGAGACGGGGCCGCTGCTGACGAGCGTGCTGTCCATGCTGAACCTGGCGCTGGGCAAGGTGCACTTCGACAAGGAGCGCTGCTTCGCGGCGGTGGAGTCGGACTACATGCAGGCGACGGACGTGGCCGAGGCGCTGGCGATGAAGGGGATTCCCTTCCGTACGGCGTACAAGGCGACGGGGGCGCTGGTGCGGGCGTGCCAGGAGCGTGGATTGCCGCTGGCCAAGGTGACGCTGGAGCTGGCACAGTCGGTGGACCCGCGCTTCGACGCCGAGGTGCTGAAGAGCGCGGATCCGCGGCGCGCGGTGGAGCGCAAGGCCAACGCCGGAGGGACCGGACCGGCGTCGGTGGAGAAGCAGATTGCCGGGCTGAAGTCCCATGCGGCACGGGCGCGGGAGATGGCGGATGCCATTCCCCGGCTCGCGGCCATTTTCGACTCCCTGCAGGAGGCAGCACTGTGA
- the argF gene encoding ornithine carbamoyltransferase — MKRDFLTLADRTEAEYRALFDRAHALKASRKRKEVVKTLEGRHLVLVFEKASTRTHLSFEAAMYQLGGTVSTITAGSSQIARGETIEDTARVISGYADCIMFRTFGDDRLTAFAKASRVPVINGLSEGGHPVQIATDLFTVEERLGSVKGKTIAFVGDCASNMGLSFVEATGIFGFNLRLGCPDGYRPPAAVLAAAGARVHVTADAVEAVRGADVVVTDVWTSMGQEVESAKRKKDLHDYQLNEALLAKANKGAIVLHCLPAHRGEEITDGVVDGAQSAVWDEAENRMHVQKALLEQLILG, encoded by the coding sequence GTGAAGCGCGATTTCCTGACCCTGGCCGACCGCACCGAGGCCGAGTACCGCGCCCTGTTCGATCGGGCCCACGCGCTCAAGGCGAGCCGCAAGCGCAAGGAAGTGGTGAAGACGCTGGAGGGGCGGCACCTGGTGCTGGTGTTCGAGAAGGCCTCGACGCGCACGCACCTGTCCTTCGAGGCGGCGATGTACCAGCTGGGCGGCACGGTCTCGACGATCACCGCGGGCAGCAGCCAGATCGCCCGGGGCGAGACGATCGAGGACACGGCACGGGTCATCTCCGGCTACGCGGACTGCATCATGTTCCGCACCTTCGGGGATGACCGGCTGACGGCGTTCGCGAAGGCGTCGCGGGTGCCGGTGATCAACGGCCTGTCCGAGGGCGGCCACCCGGTGCAGATCGCGACGGATCTGTTCACGGTGGAGGAGCGGCTGGGGAGCGTGAAGGGGAAGACGATCGCGTTCGTGGGCGACTGCGCGAGCAACATGGGCCTGTCGTTCGTGGAGGCGACGGGCATCTTCGGGTTCAACCTGCGGCTGGGGTGCCCCGACGGTTACCGTCCGCCCGCGGCGGTGCTGGCCGCGGCGGGAGCGCGCGTGCACGTGACGGCGGACGCGGTCGAGGCGGTGCGGGGGGCGGACGTGGTGGTGACGGACGTGTGGACGAGCATGGGCCAGGAGGTCGAGTCGGCGAAGCGCAAGAAGGACTTGCACGACTACCAGCTCAACGAGGCGCTGCTGGCGAAGGCGAACAAGGGCGCCATCGTGCTGCACTGCCTGCCGGCGCACCGGGGCGAGGAGATCACCGACGGCGTCGTGGACGGGGCGCAGTCGGCGGTCTGGGACGAGGCGGAGAACCGGATGCACGTCCAGAAGGCCCTGCTGGAGCAGCTCATCCTGGGCTGA
- a CDS encoding SGNH/GDSL hydrolase family protein → MLTVFTFGDSVLDCGHYNRYGVSPGELLVRNRDDLFLEFRGQDLSAFGGGRLEQLAQDGGTVNSLPRQLRGVKSHGPSVALVSVGGNDLLQGLLVDPGPGFEEFRRKLSDFLTALPIRPVLIANVYDPTMGNDRDNFTGVPVERARGNHRRLNELIARLAAEHGTLIDLHGHFLGGEASWFTSTIEPSLRGASEVRRCYWKELVKHLPTRAEAAP, encoded by the coding sequence ATGCTCACGGTATTCACCTTTGGCGATTCGGTTCTCGATTGTGGTCACTACAACCGGTACGGCGTCTCACCCGGCGAGCTGCTGGTGCGCAACCGGGACGACCTCTTCCTGGAGTTCCGCGGCCAGGATCTGAGCGCCTTCGGGGGTGGGCGGCTCGAACAGCTCGCGCAGGATGGAGGGACGGTGAACTCCCTTCCGAGACAGCTGCGCGGGGTGAAGAGCCACGGGCCGTCGGTGGCGCTCGTCTCGGTGGGCGGCAATGATCTGCTCCAGGGCCTGCTGGTGGACCCGGGCCCGGGCTTCGAGGAGTTCCGGCGCAAGCTCTCCGACTTCCTCACGGCGCTGCCCATCCGCCCGGTGCTCATCGCGAACGTGTACGATCCCACGATGGGCAATGACCGGGACAACTTCACCGGCGTCCCGGTGGAGCGGGCTCGCGGGAACCACCGGCGGCTGAACGAGCTCATCGCCAGGCTCGCGGCCGAGCACGGCACCCTCATCGACCTGCACGGGCACTTCCTCGGGGGCGAGGCCTCGTGGTTCACCTCCACCATCGAGCCCAGCCTGCGCGGCGCCTCCGAGGTACGGCGCTGCTACTGGAAGGAGCTGGTGAAGCACCTCCCCACCCGGGCCGAAGCCGCGCCCTGA
- a CDS encoding glutathione S-transferase family protein has protein sequence MRTLVGLGYSGWTEKARWALDHHRLAYRYREHIPLMGELRLRLHAPSGQRGSVPLLLDGLKGTMGSYAIAQWAEREGKGTPLFPEASLPEIEQWEQRSDAMLRVGRAYMVQRLMQFPEAQVESLPPFIPGFARGPLKPMAKMAALFLANKHEAAADPEAALLATVVPGLEQLREGLQGRKYLTGTFSYADIAMALTLQFIQPVDELFIALGPGRRKAWTHPALAERFADLVRWRDQLYTEHRPVPTGP, from the coding sequence ATGAGAACCCTGGTGGGATTGGGCTACTCCGGTTGGACCGAGAAGGCGCGCTGGGCGTTGGATCACCATCGTCTGGCGTACCGGTACCGTGAACACATCCCGCTGATGGGCGAGCTGCGTCTGCGGCTCCATGCGCCTTCCGGGCAACGCGGCAGCGTCCCGCTCCTGCTGGATGGTTTGAAGGGCACGATGGGCTCCTACGCGATCGCGCAGTGGGCCGAGCGCGAGGGCAAGGGCACCCCGCTGTTCCCCGAGGCGTCGCTCCCGGAGATCGAGCAATGGGAGCAGCGCAGTGACGCGATGCTGCGCGTGGGACGGGCGTACATGGTGCAGCGGCTCATGCAGTTCCCCGAGGCCCAGGTGGAGAGCCTGCCCCCGTTCATCCCCGGGTTCGCCCGGGGGCCGCTCAAGCCCATGGCGAAGATGGCGGCACTCTTCCTCGCGAACAAGCACGAGGCGGCGGCGGACCCGGAGGCGGCCCTGCTCGCCACGGTCGTGCCCGGGCTCGAGCAGCTGCGCGAGGGCCTCCAGGGACGGAAATACCTCACGGGCACGTTCTCGTACGCGGACATCGCCATGGCGCTGACGCTCCAGTTCATCCAGCCCGTGGACGAGCTCTTCATCGCGCTGGGGCCGGGCCGCAGGAAGGCCTGGACCCACCCGGCACTCGCGGAGCGGTTCGCGGACCTGGTCCGCTGGAGGGACCAGCTCTACACCGAGCATCGCCCCGTTCCCACGGGTCCCTAG
- a CDS encoding ATP-binding protein: MPENRVTGEAVLNRGNALPPPGLPYRELFLHLAEHSPDAVFTKDLQGRYTFINSAGACFLGHEVEEILGHKDDELVPPEEAQATMEFDRQVLLAGRVLHSEMSERMAGAQREWFSTKGVLRSEDGQLIGLFGIARDLSTQLRGEEAQRRNEALFRLAVGGSLDAFFILRGETEGMRVLHLNTHAESLLGCRAREAEGHLLSEFPHAAFIAPPAACDAFWSTGKPQDEEVVQELPGAGRRWFRRELRAVGDCLAVTVRDVTQQRESEARLRLNERMASIGMLAAGVAHEINNPLAFVSSNLGFIQSELRQLEQPEDVRSELLEAVAEAREGAERMRLIVQSLQSLSRGDPVSSHPVDLHEVLETSIHLVRGKVCSRAQLIRDYGELPQVQGNAVQLAQVFVNLLVNAAQAMPQRGGEIRLRTRVHDGARVVVEVRDTGCGISPENLERIFEPFFTTKPAGEGTGLGLPISHEIIRALGGELSVESTVGEGTTFRVLLPTAADSFTEAPEPESLMS; encoded by the coding sequence ATGCCTGAGAACCGCGTGACGGGTGAGGCCGTCCTGAATAGGGGGAATGCGCTCCCACCGCCCGGGCTGCCCTACCGGGAGCTCTTCCTGCACCTCGCCGAGCATTCACCGGACGCGGTCTTCACCAAGGATCTCCAGGGCCGCTACACCTTCATCAACAGCGCCGGGGCCTGCTTCCTCGGTCATGAGGTGGAGGAGATCCTCGGCCACAAGGACGACGAGCTGGTGCCCCCGGAGGAAGCGCAGGCCACCATGGAGTTCGACCGGCAGGTGCTGCTCGCCGGGCGGGTGCTGCACTCCGAGATGAGCGAGCGCATGGCGGGGGCGCAGCGCGAGTGGTTCTCCACCAAGGGCGTCCTGCGGAGTGAGGATGGCCAGCTGATCGGGCTGTTTGGCATTGCCCGGGATCTGTCCACCCAGCTGCGCGGCGAGGAGGCCCAGCGCCGCAACGAGGCCCTCTTCCGGTTGGCGGTGGGCGGCAGCCTCGATGCCTTCTTCATCCTCCGGGGCGAGACCGAGGGGATGCGCGTCCTGCACCTCAACACCCATGCCGAGTCCCTGCTGGGCTGCCGCGCGCGTGAGGCCGAGGGGCATTTACTCTCCGAGTTCCCGCATGCGGCCTTCATCGCGCCTCCCGCGGCGTGCGATGCGTTCTGGAGCACGGGCAAGCCCCAGGACGAGGAAGTGGTCCAGGAGTTGCCTGGAGCCGGGCGCCGCTGGTTCCGCCGCGAGCTGCGGGCCGTGGGCGACTGTCTGGCCGTCACGGTCCGGGACGTCACCCAGCAGCGCGAGAGCGAGGCCCGCCTGCGGCTCAACGAGCGGATGGCCTCCATCGGGATGCTCGCGGCCGGAGTGGCCCATGAGATCAACAACCCGCTCGCGTTCGTCTCCAGCAACCTGGGCTTCATCCAGAGCGAGCTGCGGCAGTTGGAGCAGCCGGAGGACGTCCGGAGCGAGCTGCTGGAGGCGGTCGCCGAGGCACGCGAGGGGGCCGAGCGCATGCGCCTCATCGTCCAGAGCCTCCAGTCGCTCTCGCGAGGAGATCCGGTCTCCTCGCACCCGGTGGATCTGCACGAGGTACTGGAGACCTCCATCCATCTGGTCCGGGGCAAGGTGTGCAGCCGGGCCCAGCTCATCCGCGACTACGGTGAGCTGCCCCAGGTGCAAGGCAATGCCGTGCAGCTCGCCCAGGTCTTCGTGAACCTGTTGGTCAACGCCGCGCAGGCCATGCCCCAGAGAGGTGGGGAGATCCGGTTGAGGACTCGCGTCCACGACGGCGCACGTGTGGTGGTGGAGGTACGTGACACCGGCTGTGGCATCTCCCCCGAGAACCTCGAGCGCATCTTCGAGCCGTTCTTCACCACCAAGCCCGCGGGGGAAGGTACCGGCCTGGGACTGCCCATCAGCCACGAGATCATCCGCGCGCTCGGAGGGGAGCTGTCCGTGGAGAGCACCGTGGGCGAAGGGACCACCTTCCGCGTCCTCCTGCCCACCGCGGCCGATTCCTTCACGGAAGCGCCGGAGCCCGAGTCCCTGATGTCCTAG
- the dacB gene encoding D-alanyl-D-alanine carboxypeptidase/D-alanyl-D-alanine endopeptidase, which produces MRRSPLATLLLAALVLPACLPRVTTARPPSPSLTTVADSLFESVESEGTLASVFMVDATTGTPLYARHEHVRLLPASTMKVVSTSAALSVFGPDYRFRTPVRLEGTQLGNLFLGDLVVEASGDPSLGSWRFPETSVACEQLAEAIHARGIRQWLGAVRVSNADEGPYGLFGPGWAWDDAAYAYSAAPSLFVFRENVVDLSLERPEGQDCNTQPRRPITVRYSPAFEAPPTVVYLEPNAQRAGVGCVRERGSGRIRCVWRSTAEQCPRKASMRVAIDEPQALFTSCMEEALAVRGIWRVPAAPQTAAVPSATTSEPLLEFVSPTLAELVKATNKESLNLYAERLGLRFTRERTGTESYTALRDAMTQELTRRGISPRLLRAADGSGLSRYNVATAQGLVGVIYTSLKEPYATALLESLPIAGVDGTLANTAATNGAKGLIRAKTGTLSGQKAFVGVAERPNDPEHPRVVFALMLGNIDEQPTLTANQVFERFAEAMVSLPLR; this is translated from the coding sequence ATGCGCCGTTCCCCCCTCGCGACGCTCCTCCTCGCGGCCCTCGTGCTGCCGGCCTGTCTCCCCCGCGTGACGACGGCCCGTCCGCCCTCACCGTCACTGACCACGGTGGCGGACTCCCTCTTCGAGTCCGTCGAGAGCGAGGGCACGCTCGCCAGTGTCTTCATGGTGGACGCCACCACCGGGACGCCCCTCTACGCGCGCCACGAGCACGTGCGGCTGCTGCCCGCGTCGACGATGAAGGTGGTGTCCACCTCCGCGGCCCTGTCCGTGTTCGGCCCGGACTACCGCTTCCGCACGCCGGTGCGGCTCGAGGGCACGCAGCTGGGCAACCTCTTCCTCGGGGATCTCGTGGTGGAGGCCTCGGGAGACCCGTCGCTGGGCTCGTGGCGCTTCCCCGAGACGTCCGTGGCCTGCGAGCAGCTCGCCGAGGCCATCCACGCGCGGGGCATCCGCCAGTGGCTCGGAGCGGTGCGGGTGAGCAACGCGGACGAGGGACCCTATGGCCTCTTCGGCCCCGGCTGGGCCTGGGATGACGCGGCCTACGCCTACAGCGCCGCCCCGTCCCTCTTCGTCTTCCGCGAGAACGTGGTGGACCTGTCGCTGGAGCGCCCCGAGGGCCAGGACTGCAACACCCAGCCCCGGCGGCCCATCACGGTGCGCTACAGCCCGGCCTTCGAGGCGCCTCCCACCGTCGTGTACCTCGAGCCGAACGCCCAGCGGGCCGGAGTCGGCTGTGTGCGCGAGCGGGGGAGCGGACGCATCCGCTGCGTGTGGCGCTCGACGGCGGAGCAGTGCCCGCGCAAGGCGTCGATGCGCGTGGCCATCGACGAGCCGCAGGCCCTGTTCACCTCGTGCATGGAGGAGGCCCTGGCCGTGCGTGGCATCTGGCGCGTGCCGGCCGCGCCGCAGACGGCCGCCGTGCCCTCGGCCACCACGAGCGAGCCGCTCCTGGAGTTCGTCAGCCCGACGCTGGCCGAGCTGGTGAAGGCGACGAACAAGGAGTCCCTCAACCTGTACGCCGAGCGGCTCGGCCTGCGCTTCACCCGCGAGCGCACGGGCACCGAGAGCTACACCGCGCTGCGTGACGCGATGACGCAGGAGCTCACGCGCCGGGGCATCTCTCCGCGCCTGCTGCGGGCGGCGGATGGCAGCGGGCTGTCGCGCTACAACGTGGCCACGGCACAGGGACTGGTGGGGGTCATCTACACCAGCCTGAAGGAGCCGTACGCCACCGCGCTGCTGGAGAGCCTGCCCATCGCGGGCGTGGATGGAACGCTGGCGAACACCGCGGCCACCAACGGGGCGAAGGGGCTCATCCGCGCCAAGACGGGGACGCTCTCGGGGCAGAAGGCCTTCGTGGGGGTCGCCGAGCGCCCCAATGATCCCGAGCACCCCCGCGTCGTCTTCGCGCTGATGCTGGGCAACATCGACGAGCAGCCCACGCTCACCGCGAACCAGGTGTTCGAGCGCTTCGCCGAGGCGATGGTGTCCCTGCCCCTGCGCTGA